Proteins from one Psychromonas sp. psych-6C06 genomic window:
- a CDS encoding tetratricopeptide repeat protein produces the protein MTLQFTKKKTVTAILMATTLLLSACSEPTEAPTASLSQYTQQGTTYLEQHQFKAAMVAAKNAITTYPDQIDGYLILAQIYLQLGQPEASSYVLKNYQNEKNADYYFLLLESYNKDNKLFSANSVIETYADILQQQPNRLKLEQAKFLLRDKQIDKAAKLFNQLQSTDAYQSDALVGLARVSALSNDPQGAIALLNNAIENNSKNSEALILKSYLQINNNDLPQAEKTLSEALAVIPSSDIFTPERINILQALTEVLTMQGRSSEALLYSRILADEFPEAASINQNIIEATKQYQNKEFTLAKQTLDSILKVAPGNKKALTLYGVILYAEGDLKGAQQYLNGIVDPEKDSDKLTQLYAMTQLKLDNASDVLLMLDNTISVEDSYETLTLYHLAAINQQQFEKAEMALKRIGKLFPNSDKYALLSANYDSQKKPAQHEKALATLKKALTKNPENIHLQTAYLQKLILLKRESEADSYIQQLKSMDVSPIDTQLLVAKYTLYRQQYPQAAQLFNSVLAQEEDNLVALYGLAQSKQQTESWSEAQQVYRQAILFHPEELRAYQGVVFNQIQLNQDIEQVQQMLPSNHHASTLALVLADAQFQAQNITQAIVHLEDAKQGVDGKLITYFNQLRQKINYQRAYSALQAKDYIQARTLALNELKSAPEQATFLVLLARIEIDAGQLNEAQKVIQQVEAILPNNPITTIYLADIAIMQKDNAKAIQLLENKWKSGRNDQVAQKLYATLKRESEQRASQFLTQWQAQSPGSLAASINQALVAQAAGDHKQALILYEKVLEQQPNELTSLNNAAWLYLNVDASRAEELARRASQQAPNNGPIADTYGWILYKQGKLKEAQKELRRAYTLAPDNTEIKDHWLEVKDL, from the coding sequence ATGACGCTACAATTTACTAAGAAAAAAACAGTCACAGCAATATTAATGGCAACAACCTTATTGCTTTCCGCGTGTAGCGAACCCACTGAGGCTCCGACAGCTTCATTGAGTCAATATACTCAGCAGGGAACAACTTACTTAGAGCAACATCAGTTTAAAGCCGCGATGGTAGCCGCTAAAAATGCGATTACGACTTACCCAGATCAGATTGATGGCTATCTTATCCTCGCTCAAATATACCTGCAACTGGGACAGCCCGAAGCATCAAGCTACGTGTTAAAAAACTATCAAAATGAAAAAAATGCTGACTACTACTTTTTACTATTAGAGTCATACAATAAAGACAATAAGCTATTTTCTGCCAATAGCGTCATAGAGACTTATGCAGATATTTTGCAACAACAACCTAACCGTCTAAAACTTGAGCAAGCAAAATTCTTATTACGTGATAAGCAGATAGATAAAGCCGCTAAACTTTTCAATCAGTTACAAAGTACCGATGCTTATCAAAGTGATGCATTAGTTGGATTAGCTCGCGTTAGTGCACTTTCCAATGACCCACAGGGAGCCATCGCCCTGTTAAATAATGCGATAGAGAACAACAGTAAAAATAGTGAAGCGCTGATCCTTAAGAGTTATTTACAGATTAATAATAATGACTTACCGCAAGCTGAAAAAACACTTTCTGAAGCGTTAGCAGTGATTCCTTCTTCTGATATTTTCACACCAGAAAGAATTAATATCTTACAAGCGCTGACAGAAGTGTTAACGATGCAGGGTAGAAGCTCAGAAGCATTACTTTATTCACGTATTTTAGCGGATGAATTTCCAGAAGCGGCTTCCATTAACCAAAATATTATTGAAGCAACCAAACAATATCAGAATAAAGAGTTTACACTCGCAAAACAAACGTTAGATAGCATCTTAAAAGTTGCACCTGGTAACAAAAAAGCACTCACCTTATATGGTGTAATACTTTATGCAGAAGGTGATCTAAAAGGTGCTCAACAGTATCTTAACGGTATTGTTGATCCAGAGAAGGACTCTGACAAGTTAACTCAACTTTATGCTATGACACAGCTAAAATTAGATAATGCATCCGATGTATTGCTCATGCTCGACAATACAATTAGCGTAGAAGATAGTTATGAAACCTTAACCCTTTATCATCTTGCAGCAATTAATCAGCAGCAGTTCGAAAAAGCAGAAATGGCCTTAAAGAGAATCGGGAAGCTATTTCCTAATAGCGACAAATACGCACTTCTTTCAGCAAACTATGATAGCCAAAAAAAACCTGCGCAACATGAAAAAGCACTCGCTACATTAAAAAAAGCATTAACGAAAAACCCTGAAAACATTCACCTACAAACGGCTTATCTGCAGAAATTAATCTTATTAAAAAGAGAGTCAGAAGCAGATTCATATATCCAACAACTTAAGAGTATGGATGTTAGCCCTATCGATACTCAACTTCTCGTTGCAAAATACACACTATACCGCCAACAGTATCCACAGGCAGCGCAGTTATTTAACAGCGTGTTAGCCCAGGAAGAGGATAATTTAGTCGCCCTATATGGCCTTGCTCAGAGTAAACAACAAACAGAAAGCTGGTCCGAGGCACAGCAAGTTTATCGCCAAGCAATTCTTTTTCACCCAGAAGAATTAAGGGCCTACCAAGGAGTTGTATTTAACCAGATACAACTCAATCAAGATATTGAACAGGTTCAACAGATGTTACCGAGTAACCACCACGCTTCAACCTTAGCACTGGTACTTGCTGATGCACAATTCCAAGCACAAAATATAACACAGGCAATTGTCCATCTAGAGGATGCAAAACAAGGCGTAGATGGCAAGCTCATCACCTATTTTAATCAGCTTAGACAGAAAATTAATTATCAGCGAGCATACTCCGCACTACAAGCAAAGGACTATATCCAAGCGAGAACCTTGGCTTTAAATGAACTTAAAAGCGCACCCGAGCAAGCAACATTTTTAGTATTATTAGCAAGAATTGAGATTGATGCAGGACAGCTCAACGAAGCCCAAAAAGTGATTCAACAGGTAGAAGCGATTCTGCCTAACAACCCGATTACCACCATTTATCTTGCAGACATTGCGATTATGCAAAAAGATAATGCAAAAGCAATACAACTACTTGAGAATAAATGGAAATCAGGCCGCAATGATCAAGTCGCACAAAAACTCTATGCGACCCTCAAACGAGAGAGTGAACAACGTGCATCTCAATTTTTAACGCAATGGCAAGCGCAAAGCCCCGGAAGCCTAGCTGCTAGCATTAATCAAGCATTAGTAGCTCAAGCTGCAGGTGACCACAAACAAGCGTTAATATTGTATGAAAAAGTATTAGAACAACAACCTAATGAGCTGACTAGCCTCAATAACGCAGCATGGTTATATCTTAATGTAGATGCAAGTCGTGCTGAAGAGCTAGCACGAAGAGCGTCACAACAAGCTCCTAATAACGGCCCGATTGCAGATACCTATGGCTGGATATTATATAAGCAAGGCAAATTAAAAGAAGCCCAAAAAGAGCTACGACGTGCTTATACATTAGCCCCAGATAATACCGAAATAAAAGATCATTGGCTTGAAGTGAAGGATTTGTAA
- the prsR gene encoding PEP-CTERM-box response regulator transcription factor: protein MSNKAETLLIVEDDKGLQTQLKWHFSDYQVVVAANQKDAIAAIRLHEPKVMIQDLGLPPDEDGVKEGFELLQQALHLNPHMKIIVMTGNEGNQHAMEAIKLGSYDFYAKPVDPDTLDLIVQRAFHIHHLEEKNRNSSQQQESMLHGLIASDEKMLKICKMIEKIAPTDTSCLLLGDSGTGKEVLANSLHQLSQRKEHSIVAINCAAIPENLIESELFGYEKGAFTGAVKTTIGKIEQAHKGTLFLDEIGDMPLHLQAKLLRFLQERVIERVGGRTNIPIDTRIVCATHKNLDEMIQNGEFREDLFYRIAEIQIDIPALKDRGSDKILLAKYLLNKFVKKQKLNIIGFSEDAVNAIENHSWPGNVREMENKIKRATIMCDLKYISAQDLGLSNKENSALNLKEIRKNAEVNALKQALIACDHNISAAAKSLGITRPTLYDLMKKYNMS from the coding sequence ATGAGTAACAAAGCAGAGACACTGCTAATTGTCGAAGATGACAAAGGCTTGCAAACACAATTGAAGTGGCACTTCTCTGATTATCAGGTCGTCGTAGCTGCCAATCAAAAAGATGCGATTGCAGCAATTCGTCTACATGAGCCTAAAGTAATGATACAAGATTTAGGGTTACCGCCAGATGAGGATGGCGTAAAAGAGGGCTTTGAACTTTTACAACAAGCGCTGCACCTCAATCCACATATGAAAATTATCGTAATGACAGGAAATGAGGGTAATCAACATGCGATGGAGGCAATTAAATTAGGCTCCTATGATTTTTATGCAAAACCGGTGGACCCTGATACATTAGACCTAATCGTACAGCGAGCCTTCCACATACATCACTTAGAAGAAAAAAATCGCAATAGTAGCCAACAGCAAGAATCAATGTTGCATGGCCTTATCGCCAGCGATGAGAAGATGCTAAAAATCTGTAAAATGATCGAAAAAATTGCTCCTACTGATACCTCATGCCTATTACTAGGCGATAGCGGTACCGGTAAAGAGGTATTAGCGAACTCATTACATCAACTAAGCCAACGAAAAGAGCACTCAATTGTTGCAATCAATTGTGCAGCCATTCCAGAAAACCTGATCGAAAGTGAATTGTTTGGTTATGAAAAAGGTGCATTTACCGGTGCAGTCAAAACGACCATCGGTAAAATTGAACAGGCGCACAAAGGCACGCTCTTTCTTGATGAAATCGGTGATATGCCACTTCATCTACAGGCAAAATTATTACGCTTTTTACAAGAGCGTGTTATTGAGCGTGTTGGTGGGCGTACCAATATCCCTATTGATACTCGAATTGTATGTGCAACTCATAAGAACCTTGATGAAATGATCCAAAATGGAGAGTTTAGGGAGGATCTTTTCTATCGTATCGCAGAGATACAAATAGATATTCCTGCTTTAAAAGATAGAGGTTCAGACAAAATATTATTAGCCAAATATCTACTTAACAAGTTTGTCAAAAAACAAAAGTTAAACATTATTGGTTTTTCAGAAGATGCAGTAAATGCAATCGAAAATCATAGTTGGCCTGGCAATGTACGTGAAATGGAAAATAAGATTAAACGTGCCACGATTATGTGTGATTTAAAATATATCAGCGCCCAGGATCTAGGACTTAGTAACAAAGAAAATAGCGCGCTTAATTTAAAAGAGATCCGTAAAAATGCTGAAGTTAATGCTCTGAAGCAAGCATTAATCGCCTGTGACCATAATATATCAGCAGCAGCGAAATCACTCGGTATTACAAGACCAACACTGTACGATTTAATGAAAAAATACAATATGAGCTAA
- a CDS encoding polysaccharide biosynthesis protein, which translates to MSTPEYEPKTATPEKPIQNAIKKMSETSLFSPRELDERKIIYPGIDDSNTLNAYRELRTNLLKKTDHKNFICMVTSIRSGAGTSHVAMNLAASIALDQNKTALVVDCNIYDPTIESYLKTPPTLGLTNFLENDTDAITDIIYPSGIPRVRIIPVGNNVINAAEHFSSEHMDSFMHSVKERYPDRFIILDTPPIGLYAESQILASICDFAILVVGYGKSNNAQTQAGIDTIGKDKLAGIVFNNQ; encoded by the coding sequence ATGTCTACGCCTGAATATGAACCAAAGACAGCAACACCAGAAAAACCAATACAGAATGCGATTAAAAAAATGTCTGAAACGTCTCTATTCTCTCCACGAGAATTAGATGAGCGAAAAATTATTTATCCTGGCATTGATGATTCAAATACACTTAATGCATATCGTGAGTTACGCACTAATTTATTAAAAAAAACAGACCACAAAAACTTTATCTGCATGGTAACTAGTATTCGTTCCGGAGCAGGTACAAGCCATGTCGCGATGAACCTAGCTGCAAGTATCGCTTTAGATCAAAATAAAACAGCATTAGTTGTCGATTGTAATATATACGACCCGACGATTGAATCTTATCTAAAAACGCCCCCCACATTAGGGCTTACTAACTTTCTTGAAAATGATACCGATGCTATCACCGATATCATTTATCCTTCTGGTATTCCTCGTGTGCGAATTATTCCAGTCGGTAATAACGTCATTAACGCAGCCGAGCATTTCTCCTCTGAACATATGGATTCATTCATGCATTCAGTGAAAGAGCGTTATCCTGATCGGTTTATTATTTTGGACACGCCACCAATAGGCTTGTATGCAGAAAGCCAAATATTGGCGTCTATTTGTGATTTTGCCATTTTAGTTGTGGGTTATGGAAAATCCAATAATGCACAGACACAAGCCGGCATTGATACCATTGGTAAAGATAAGCTCGCTGGCATTGTCTTTAATAATCAATAG
- a CDS encoding chain length-determining protein has product MELNEIFKYIGVVWYELCKRKFKVALTIISISFVVMIAGMFRPSTFTTSITIFADNQNIIKPLLGSKTSVTGIKQNRTTQVRDIIYSPRILNQVIDDIYGKDAFPNAQAKDLKMGQLRNNLTIDGKSKNYIQISYKDTNADRTFTTINKVVSLFIEDSANSKRKESRNAYNFIEQQTASYKTLLLAAESKLKEFQSNNFDGTEEQVSARIASLRSSIEEMNILIEEGDTRIWSLKSQLSKESRFASSDFEASIYHTQLKELQQKKATLQLSYQDDYPAIIELTYQIADLQENIREVNKKEKPAKSIDSDFNPLYKELRSKLSAARVEQRTLNNRLKAFNSLLDEAYERRKRIANNKAELSELTRDYSVFQAQYEDMLAKKEQARISMVLDIQGQGVNFKIQEAATYPNAPTGFRFIHFLLAGPILAIGFILAIFAGKILLDGRIRFADQLTNMESISILASLPRAITSQEKRKRRISNILLLALIVVAMLAYAGFAIRHKYGLSLTQIIELGGL; this is encoded by the coding sequence ATGGAATTAAATGAAATTTTTAAGTATATCGGTGTTGTTTGGTATGAACTTTGTAAGCGCAAGTTTAAAGTTGCGCTGACCATTATCAGCATAAGCTTTGTTGTCATGATTGCGGGTATGTTTAGACCTTCGACTTTCACTACCTCTATCACTATTTTTGCCGATAATCAAAACATCATTAAACCATTGTTAGGCAGTAAAACCTCAGTTACAGGCATTAAGCAAAACAGAACAACGCAGGTACGTGACATTATCTATTCACCTCGTATATTAAATCAGGTGATTGACGATATTTATGGTAAAGATGCATTCCCAAATGCACAGGCTAAAGATTTAAAAATGGGGCAATTACGTAACAACCTCACTATTGACGGTAAGTCGAAAAACTACATTCAGATCAGTTATAAAGATACCAATGCAGATAGAACTTTTACCACTATCAATAAAGTGGTGAGTCTATTTATAGAAGATAGCGCCAACTCAAAACGTAAAGAAAGTAGGAACGCTTATAACTTTATTGAGCAACAAACGGCATCGTATAAAACCTTGTTACTCGCCGCAGAATCGAAATTAAAAGAATTTCAATCGAATAATTTTGATGGTACAGAGGAGCAAGTAAGTGCTCGTATTGCTTCATTGCGTAGCTCAATTGAAGAGATGAACATATTGATCGAAGAGGGTGATACACGTATTTGGTCTTTAAAATCTCAGTTATCTAAAGAGAGCCGTTTTGCTAGTAGTGATTTTGAAGCTTCTATTTACCATACGCAATTAAAAGAGCTACAACAGAAAAAAGCAACCTTACAATTAAGCTATCAAGATGACTACCCAGCAATTATTGAGCTGACCTATCAAATTGCAGATCTCCAAGAAAATATCCGTGAGGTAAATAAGAAAGAGAAGCCAGCTAAATCGATTGATTCTGACTTTAACCCTCTCTATAAAGAGTTACGAAGTAAGTTATCTGCGGCTCGCGTTGAACAACGGACTTTGAATAATAGATTAAAAGCATTTAATTCACTATTAGATGAAGCCTATGAACGTCGTAAGCGTATTGCTAACAATAAAGCAGAGCTATCGGAACTCACTCGAGACTACAGCGTATTTCAAGCGCAGTATGAAGATATGCTCGCGAAAAAAGAGCAAGCAAGAATATCCATGGTATTAGATATTCAAGGCCAAGGGGTTAACTTTAAAATACAAGAAGCGGCCACTTATCCTAATGCACCAACAGGCTTTCGTTTTATCCACTTTTTATTGGCAGGCCCAATCTTAGCAATTGGATTTATCTTAGCTATCTTTGCGGGTAAAATTCTATTAGATGGACGCATTCGTTTTGCCGATCAACTTACTAACATGGAGAGCATCTCTATCTTAGCCAGTTTACCACGTGCAATTACCAGCCAAGAAAAAAGAAAGCGCCGAATTAGCAACATTCTCCTTTTAGCTTTAATTGTTGTTGCCATGCTCGCCTATGCAGGCTTTGCCATCAGACATAAATACGGACTTTCATTAACACAAATTATCGAATTAGGAGGGTTGTAA
- a CDS encoding XrtA/PEP-CTERM system exopolysaccharide export protein, with product MKNKLIIMLAVTLLSACANKPEHVTPFEEDISVAEYQIGNADQLYISVWQNPELSLAVSVRPDGQISMPLIGDIQAKDLAPEALSKNIAKKLNKYIRSPNVTVIVTAANSAIYTNRIRITGAVNNPLSIPFYKDITVLDLVLEAGGLTEFANADDAILYRKTPSGIESYPVYIHEILDNGSLETNYELRPSDILIIPESVF from the coding sequence ATGAAAAATAAATTAATCATAATGTTAGCAGTAACATTATTATCGGCCTGTGCCAATAAACCAGAACATGTTACGCCATTTGAAGAAGATATTAGCGTAGCAGAATATCAAATTGGTAATGCTGATCAGCTTTATATTAGCGTATGGCAAAATCCAGAGCTTTCTCTCGCGGTCTCAGTACGACCTGACGGTCAAATATCAATGCCATTGATCGGCGATATACAAGCGAAAGATCTAGCTCCCGAAGCCCTTTCTAAAAATATAGCGAAAAAGCTCAATAAATATATCCGCTCTCCTAATGTCACTGTGATTGTGACGGCAGCAAATAGCGCTATTTATACTAACCGTATTCGAATTACAGGTGCCGTTAATAATCCTTTATCTATCCCCTTTTATAAAGATATTACTGTTCTAGATCTAGTCTTAGAAGCGGGTGGTTTGACTGAGTTTGCTAATGCAGATGATGCCATCCTATACCGTAAAACACCAAGTGGCATAGAGTCTTACCCTGTGTATATTCACGAAATTCTAGATAATGGTTCATTAGAGACGAACTATGAACTTCGCCCGTCAGATATTTTGATCATCCCAGAGAGTGTATTTTAG
- the prsK gene encoding XrtA/PEP-CTERM system histidine kinase PrsK codes for MDFYQNTEFSNLLLGSVEIALAIVVFFKIHITRTKISFLIYALCAVVWHISLPTQLDSYLVNSAQLLIIEALRYLTLLLMLLCLLMLSRGTKLPALWSTTLFITIPVLIISFIYSIMTQIIALPFANFWLYSKMAICLLGIIICEQLLRHDHSSRMAKLIALAAFTIFAYDILVFSNLLLFAEHNQEIWHARGFVASATSLIMALTVIFYAPQLQQRGKFKLSNSVIIFNTSITLVGFFLLIMALLGSIFNYLQISWLNASTIMLYVLAIFSIIALSFSETARLTVFVWISKHFFAHKYDYKQQWMKLDKLLTQGGNSYEKSLRAMLTIFSCQSGAVWIKGPQFYSMVNSINHGPLANNPIQNNHTPFIELLEKQEWIFQPAYNKNEIDKTNNQHLPEWLTSFKEPWVIVPLNNEQELIGFMLLSEQRVKTELIWEDLDMLKLTGRQIASYISHQQAHEKLIQNQQFDIFNKITAFAIHDIKNLIAQQALVVKNAEKYKHHPEFVDDAIDTIANSVQKMDALLVKLQGKHRNSSNLVNINHLIAQAIEMNKHASPIPTLKAFQADTSLNVDADKLLMVLNHLIKNAQDATEDNGQIDIILRTDKEAIWLEVMDTGVGMSQAFINNKLFKPFDSTKQDNGMGLGAYQIREIIHSLEGQFFVESTLNIGSKFSIYIPKNANTILN; via the coding sequence ATGGACTTTTATCAAAATACGGAGTTTAGTAACTTGTTACTAGGTTCTGTTGAAATCGCTTTAGCGATCGTAGTCTTCTTTAAAATACACATTACTCGAACTAAAATTAGCTTTCTCATCTATGCCCTCTGCGCTGTAGTTTGGCATATTAGCCTGCCTACTCAGCTTGATAGTTATTTAGTTAATAGCGCACAATTACTAATTATTGAAGCTTTGCGTTATTTAACACTCTTGCTAATGCTTTTATGCCTACTCATGCTTTCTCGAGGCACAAAATTACCTGCGCTATGGTCCACTACCTTATTTATCACCATACCTGTATTAATAATCTCATTTATCTATTCAATAATGACTCAAATTATTGCGCTTCCTTTTGCAAACTTCTGGTTATATAGCAAAATGGCTATCTGTTTATTAGGGATCATTATTTGCGAACAATTATTGCGCCACGACCATTCTAGTCGTATGGCAAAATTAATCGCACTCGCTGCTTTTACAATTTTTGCTTATGACATTCTAGTGTTCTCTAACCTACTTTTATTTGCTGAACACAATCAAGAGATATGGCATGCACGTGGTTTTGTAGCTTCGGCTACCTCTTTAATAATGGCATTAACTGTAATTTTTTATGCTCCACAATTACAACAACGAGGAAAGTTTAAGCTCTCTAACTCCGTTATTATTTTTAATACCAGCATTACATTAGTAGGGTTCTTTTTATTAATTATGGCTCTGTTAGGGTCTATTTTTAATTATCTACAAATTAGCTGGCTAAATGCATCGACTATCATGCTATATGTGCTCGCAATCTTTTCTATTATTGCCCTCTCATTTTCTGAAACAGCACGACTCACAGTGTTTGTTTGGATCAGTAAACACTTTTTTGCTCACAAATATGACTATAAACAACAGTGGATGAAATTAGATAAGCTACTCACTCAAGGCGGTAATAGCTATGAGAAATCTTTACGGGCGATGTTAACAATCTTTTCATGCCAAAGTGGTGCGGTTTGGATTAAAGGCCCACAATTTTATTCCATGGTTAATAGCATTAACCATGGGCCATTAGCCAATAATCCAATTCAAAATAACCACACGCCATTCATTGAACTACTCGAGAAACAGGAATGGATTTTTCAGCCGGCTTATAATAAAAATGAGATTGATAAAACAAACAATCAACATCTCCCAGAATGGTTAACATCATTTAAAGAGCCGTGGGTCATTGTGCCATTAAATAACGAACAAGAACTTATTGGTTTTATGCTTTTATCTGAGCAACGCGTTAAAACAGAGTTAATTTGGGAAGATTTAGATATGCTTAAATTAACAGGTCGGCAGATAGCGAGTTATATTAGCCACCAGCAAGCCCATGAGAAATTAATTCAAAATCAACAATTTGATATCTTTAATAAGATCACTGCATTTGCTATTCACGACATTAAAAATTTAATCGCGCAACAAGCCTTAGTAGTCAAAAATGCAGAAAAATATAAACATCACCCTGAATTTGTTGATGATGCGATTGATACCATCGCTAACTCCGTACAAAAAATGGATGCGCTATTAGTCAAGCTACAGGGGAAGCATCGTAATAGCAGTAACTTGGTTAATATTAATCATTTAATAGCACAAGCAATTGAAATGAATAAACACGCATCACCAATACCTACACTAAAAGCTTTTCAAGCAGATACGAGTTTAAATGTGGATGCGGACAAACTATTAATGGTGCTCAACCACCTAATAAAAAATGCACAGGATGCCACAGAAGATAATGGCCAGATAGATATAATATTGCGAACAGATAAAGAGGCTATTTGGCTTGAAGTAATGGATACAGGGGTAGGAATGAGTCAAGCGTTTATTAACAACAAGCTTTTTAAGCCTTTTGATAGTACCAAACAGGATAATGGGATGGGTTTAGGCGCCTATCAAATTAGAGAGATAATTCATTCATTAGAGGGGCAATTCTTTGTAGAAAGCACCTTAAATATAGGCAGTAAATTTTCAATTTATATTCCTAAAAATGCCAACACAATTTTAAATTAA
- a CDS encoding WecB/TagA/CpsF family glycosyltransferase, translating to MSDIDSIDGNSLPKLQVQQKTIQLFGINIHALSMKEALANVHQAITNKQSLHVGMLNAAKVVNMKRNPALGEDVTSSNMILADGSAVVMASKLLGKKLPERVAGIDLMHGILAEGSQLGYRVFCLGATEEISHQIEIEIGKHYPGVVVAGRQNGYFSAEQEPSVAQRIADSKADVLFVAITSPKKEQFMAKWNATMKVPVVHGVGGSFDVFAGKVQRAPLMWQKLGMEWLYRVLQEPGRLWKRYLVTNTLFLGMLAKEMIKPTKS from the coding sequence GTGTCAGATATCGACTCTATTGACGGTAATTCGTTACCTAAACTTCAGGTTCAACAAAAAACGATACAGCTTTTTGGGATTAATATACACGCTCTCTCGATGAAAGAAGCATTAGCTAATGTGCATCAAGCAATCACTAACAAACAGTCCTTACATGTCGGTATGCTTAATGCTGCGAAAGTCGTCAATATGAAACGTAATCCCGCATTGGGTGAAGATGTGACTTCATCCAATATGATTCTTGCTGACGGTAGTGCAGTGGTAATGGCGAGTAAGTTATTAGGTAAAAAGTTACCCGAACGTGTTGCTGGTATAGATTTAATGCACGGAATTCTAGCAGAGGGAAGCCAGCTTGGTTATCGTGTTTTTTGCTTGGGGGCAACGGAAGAGATTTCGCATCAAATAGAAATTGAAATAGGGAAGCATTATCCAGGAGTTGTCGTGGCTGGGCGTCAAAATGGTTACTTTTCTGCAGAGCAGGAGCCGAGTGTCGCGCAACGTATTGCTGACTCTAAAGCAGACGTTTTATTTGTGGCTATTACCTCTCCTAAAAAAGAGCAATTTATGGCTAAATGGAACGCCACCATGAAAGTGCCGGTAGTACATGGAGTTGGTGGCTCATTTGATGTTTTTGCTGGAAAAGTACAACGTGCTCCTTTGATGTGGCAAAAATTAGGGATGGAGTGGCTATATCGCGTTTTGCAGGAGCCTGGGCGTCTTTGGAAGCGTTACTTAGTTACTAATACTTTATTTCTTGGCATGTTAGCTAAAGAAATGATCAAGCCAACAAAATCCTAA
- a CDS encoding sulfotransferase translates to MTQKKQKLVYLAAASHSGSTMTAMLLGAHPDLCSVGELKAINLGDKNSYLCSCKTLVGQCHFWQGVTEKMASKGHDFCISDAGTDIRTGATPYMLRLLRPLVRAPFMELIRDSLLSLSPVWRKQLPYLQKRNADYARSIAEQAGVDTVVDSSKIGIRLKYLLQNPELDVKVIWIVRDGRGVSLAYKNPSEFADAKDPKLRGGGAGKTQEHHRGVEIGAQEWVKCNKETQAILNTMPKKNWMRVRYEDICNETDKTLDQIFDFIGVDASKKRLDFKTVEHHVVGNGMRLDDSEVIQLDDRWKTQLDEQDLATYYQVAGECHHELGYTE, encoded by the coding sequence ATGACTCAGAAAAAACAGAAACTTGTCTATTTAGCTGCAGCTAGTCATTCCGGTTCGACAATGACAGCGATGTTACTTGGCGCACATCCAGACTTGTGCAGTGTCGGTGAATTGAAAGCGATAAATCTCGGAGATAAAAATAGTTACCTATGCTCCTGTAAAACATTAGTCGGTCAGTGTCACTTTTGGCAGGGGGTAACAGAGAAAATGGCGAGTAAAGGTCATGATTTTTGTATCTCTGATGCTGGGACTGATATCCGTACCGGCGCAACTCCGTATATGTTACGTTTACTTCGTCCTTTAGTTCGTGCGCCTTTCATGGAACTTATCCGTGATTCCTTATTAAGTTTATCTCCTGTGTGGAGAAAACAACTACCTTACTTACAAAAACGTAATGCTGATTATGCTCGCTCAATCGCCGAGCAAGCGGGAGTTGATACAGTGGTTGACTCTTCTAAAATCGGTATCCGTTTAAAGTACCTGTTACAAAACCCCGAATTAGATGTAAAAGTTATTTGGATCGTGCGAGATGGACGAGGTGTATCGCTTGCATATAAAAATCCTTCTGAGTTTGCCGATGCAAAAGATCCTAAACTACGCGGTGGAGGAGCAGGAAAAACACAGGAGCATCACCGTGGTGTTGAAATTGGCGCACAAGAGTGGGTGAAATGTAACAAAGAAACACAGGCTATTTTAAACACGATGCCTAAGAAAAATTGGATGCGTGTACGCTATGAAGATATCTGTAATGAAACAGATAAAACGCTAGATCAGATATTTGACTTTATCGGTGTAGATGCTTCTAAAAAACGTTTGGACTTTAAAACAGTAGAGCATCATGTCGTCGGCAATGGGATGCGTTTAGATGACTCTGAAGTTATTCAACTGGATGACCGCTGGAAAACACAATTGGATGAGCAAGATTTAGCAACGTACTATCAAGTTGCAGGTGAATGCCATCACGAACTTGGTTACACGGAATAA